TGCATCACGAGGACTTACAGCGGTGTGGGAAGACATCAGCATCCGGGTCCGCGAGTTCGCCGTCATGATCCCGCCGCTCCTGCTCGCCCTGACGGCACACGAGTACGCCCATGCCTGGACCGCCAACAAGCTCGGGGACCCCACGGCCCGGGCGCAGGGGCGGTTGACCCTGAACCCCCTCGCCCACCTGGATCCGGTGGGGACGCTCGCCCTCCTCTTCTTCCGGTTCGGGTGGGCCAAGCCGGTCCCGGTCAACCACCTCTACTTCAACCACCCGAGGCGGGACCTGATGTGGGTGGCCCTGGCCGGTCCCCTTACCAACCTGGGGCTGGCGGCCGTGAGCGGCCTCATCCTCCGGATGTTCGGCGGCCTGCACGTGGGTCCCGGCGTCTTCTGGCTCGTGAGCCCGCTCGTCCTGATGCTCCGGTGGAGCGTGATCTACAATGTCGTCCTGGCCATCTTCAACATCATCCCCATCCCCCCCCTCGACGGCGGGCGCGTCCTGAGCGGTCTGCTTCCGCCCCGGCAGGCGGCCACCTACTCCCGGATCGAGCCCTACGGGATGGTCCTGCTGCTGCTCCTCATCCTGACCGGGGCGGTGGGAATCGTCATGGCGCCCCCCATCAATCTTCTCATCACGCTGCTCCTGTAGCGGAGGGGACG
This genomic interval from Candidatus Methylomirabilis sp. contains the following:
- a CDS encoding site-2 protease family protein; translation: MWEDISIRVREFAVMIPPLLLALTAHEYAHAWTANKLGDPTARAQGRLTLNPLAHLDPVGTLALLFFRFGWAKPVPVNHLYFNHPRRDLMWVALAGPLTNLGLAAVSGLILRMFGGLHVGPGVFWLVSPLVLMLRWSVIYNVVLAIFNIIPIPPLDGGRVLSGLLPPRQAATYSRIEPYGMVLLLLLILTGAVGIVMAPPINLLITLLL